The nucleotide sequence CTATTAAGCAATAGCAACTCGATGCTATTGCTGGTGGTTATTTCCATAACGATGCCTCATCTAATCGTTGATGAAGGTttcgatttttttcttaaaacttgaattatatgtattattatattaatgatttattatgaatcaacatgTCACATAAGCGAAatctaacgtctgttaactcaaaTTTGACGAAAAAactttatatgctatgtttttgaaaatatacGAATTATTTTAGACATAGATAAACCATAAAGGCTTAAGTAATCCATGACCAAAaccatcttaaaatttttttaatttaaattatatatatcattatattaataatttattatgcatCAATATATTACGTAAGTAaactttaatattatatattaattcaaacttaataaaaaaaatttatatgttatatttttaaaaatatataaattattttaaacacgagtaaattataaaaatttaaatagttGATGATCAAAACTACATCGACTAAAAATAAACCTTAACCCTTGAAATTATTAAAAGAATTATAGACTCACTTCTTACAGGTAATAAGTCTGATATTCTAATCTAATTTGTTTAAAACTTTAGCAATCATTGTACTTCACcccaaagacaaaaaaaaaaacatttttatcCACATAATAATTCGTAAAGAAATTATTAGGAGTTACTGGATATTCTTTAATATATACGTAGACATAATCCCCATTTAATGTTGGTCCTTACAATAGAACAAAATTCATCAAGATATCAACAAATGGTTTCAGCAATTATATCGACCAGAAAGGCATAAATCGGCATAAATCACCAACGAAATCACTACGCTGGCAATAGAACACAACATAATATGAGATCTGAGTATTAGTTCATCAAAAAACACAAAAATGTTGAAGTTGCTTAAATTAACTTAATAAGACTGATGACCAAGTTTTGCTAGCAGTCTCATGCTTTACTTCTGGCAGTACATTATAATGATAACGACGCAGAGCAAGTTTACTAAGCTACAGAAACTTGTGGCGGAACACATTTCTATCTGATTAACAAGACTTTGCCTCCACTAGTTCCTGGATCAGATCGGCAGCATCCTGCACGGTGATGATTTTCTGTGCACTTTCTTCTTCCACGCTGATACCAAATGCTTCCTCGAGACCCATCACAATCTCGACCTGCATATTTGAGAGaatatttacattttgaaatGCGTAAAGAGAATTGTTTGGCACTTTTCCACAAGATAATGAGAAGAAATTCCACAATGGCACCTCAGGTAAATTCAGCAAACAAATGAACATATCACTACAGTTGAAACAGAACAAAAATTAGATTGGTGCCATCAAGATCCATGAGTAGTCATGACCTACATCAGGAGAAAATCTATGCCAAAATATGCATATTACCAAAGTCGCAGAATCTTAGGGATAAGCCCTTAGTTTCAATGAATCCTGGGAAAGTTGTTAGGGTACTGTATACATAATCAAGAGCCCAGGACTTCAACGATATAATTCATCTACATGAAGTGgaaaattgttttaaaaaataaatgttgAATATTACTTGGGGATTTGAATATGCTAATGCGGTTCGATAATCAAACTACAAGTTTGCAAATCAACAATCTTGGACCACATGCTGAAGGCAAAATCTAAACAACCACCACATAATACACATGTTATTAGTAGCTATGGAAGACTGAAACTAGTTAAAATTCTGTGTCATTTCGGAGGTACTTTCTGAATCTGTAATGTCAAGGGCAAACAAGATACCGTGTCTAGAGAATCAGCACCAAGTTCAGAAAACTTTGATTCTGCAATAACAGCAGTACCCTCTGGTACTGCCAACTGCTTCCTGACTATTTTCAACACCTTCTCCAGAGTATCTGACTTGGCCTATTAAAAAAGACAGCCCTTCAGTCTATTTCATGACTTGGTATGAGCTAGGATGCTGGCAAATAATCATTTAAATCAATAAATTACAATTATAAAGCAATAATAACAGCTAAAATGGGGAGCTCTTCATGCATTCTGATCAGCAGTCAAACAATAGATGAAGCAACTGCAGGACTTCTTTTAGCTCATAAATTTATATCCAAGTAAAATGGAAGCTTTGTCATTCCAGTGTCTTAAAACTAATTGAATCGATTACGTTATTTTCCAGCAACCAAGAGGCCCTTAACTGCATGTGTTATTCTTTCTTGAAACAGTGTAGTCCTTGGATTTCCCTTTTTTTTGTCAGCAGAAACTAAACAATAATCTTGTTCTAGTTTACAAGGTAAAAAAGTAGAGTACATTTAGTTTACTATTTGGCTTTCATAATTTGGTCAAAGTGAGAGCTAATGCACATTCTTCATTGTTAGTACTTTACAGCCAGATTTATGCTACATTGTTAAAACAAAACATAAGCACTATGCACCTAGAACTTTTCATGCATTTTACTTTTTGTATCACACATTCCAGACAGATATCTATTAACTAGATCAGACTGACATGCTGCTCTTTCTTTCACCCTTTCCTTCTCCAACATTTTTTGTACAAATGTGTTCTCAAACCAAGAAGACTGCAAGAGTATAATGTATGACAGCCACTTCAAAAACAGTAAGAATAAAAATCTACAATAGTTGCATAATTAAAAGATACATACAGCACAACAAATCTGAAGGCGTGATGAGGCAGGTTGCAATCGGATAGCTGGAAAACTCTTCCTTATGCTGGAAAAAGAAATTGATTTGAGACTAGAAAACTCTTTAGCAGCCTGCAAACCATCCATAAACCTTGTATTATCGTGTCTGGATAATTTTCACAGCAGATAAAACTCATCACAGAACAGAGAAAAATCAACCAAtagtttgatatgaaattttttGTGACCTGCTTTCATATCTGTCAATCACTATCTCTCCATTGCCTGCTTTCACATCTTTGATGATTTAATTCATATCTCGTCTAGGGTGCCACATTTATCTTTGACCCAACCgatataaatttgtagactaatACATTTTTACCACAAGTCTTAAACTTGCATTTGTGTAGCAATAATAACATAAGTGATCTTCACTTCTCCTATAGAGAACAGGGGCACGCCCTTCCCAATCTTATTCATAATTCAGGCAATGACTAATGCAGCATAATATTCACTCTAGAATCCACCTCCAGAGCCCATTCTGGATATGTGTACCCcatcataaatattatatattatagaaGGAACAAATCCATGATGCAACCAACAACCAGGCAAAGCCATGGAACTGCCAAATcagtagctttcttattcaaataAGGTCATTTTGCAAGCGTGTTTTCCTCAGGATATCAATAGACAGTTTATACATATTTACAAAGTCCAGCAGTCTGATCTTCAGATTAAAAGCAACTAAATTTTAATAGGCGACTTTGAAAAAGTAGTCATCAAATGAATGTCTTAAGATGCTACTGTAAGATCATGGAAAGTTAAAAAAAGACAATTATTGGGCAGAACCCTATTCTTGAACTGAAGTTTATTACAAATCAACAAACTATAGGATATCCCAAAAGCAAAACCCTGAAAAGTAAGCCTCCTTGGTGTCCAATTTCCTTAAAACTTGGGTGCAGCTCCTTCAGCCGATCACCATTCCCACCGTTTAATCTCACTACCCAATAAAGACGATATGAAAAGTTTTTCCATTACTTATCTTCTTTTAACAAACTTCAGTGAAATAATGTTTCACAAGGCCTACAGATCATCACCAACTTGGTGTCCTA is from Musa acuminata AAA Group cultivar baxijiao chromosome BXJ3-8, Cavendish_Baxijiao_AAA, whole genome shotgun sequence and encodes:
- the LOC103995587 gene encoding acyl carrier protein 1, chloroplastic codes for the protein MASLAGTTISIASRPWHSLQAAKEFSSLKSISFSSIRKSFPAIRLQPASSRLQICCAAKSDTLEKVLKIVRKQLAVPEGTAVIAESKFSELGADSLDTVEIVMGLEEAFGISVEEESAQKIITVQDAADLIQELVEAKSC